From the genome of Pyxidicoccus trucidator, one region includes:
- a CDS encoding protein kinase domain-containing protein: MLAPDSLVLEGRFRVLRPLGSGGMGEVYLGEQVSLGRKVAIKVLHQDLHAQAGMAERFKREARLLSAVEHPAVVHIVDFGESGDHACLVMEFVEGQSLYDVLIPGPMHPGRALPLLHQLAEGLAAIHDKGIIHRDLKPENVFISPGARGEQARLLDFGIARLVEPEAGSAVSQVGVVLGTPEYLSPEQAVGAKVDTRSDLYSFGVLMYRVLAGRLPFDGPAPRNFLAQHASHAPLPLDRAAPSLSRFIGLLSLVMRLLEKDPLKRPQSAHELADALAAAHSALSAFTPGLGTPVYVPQGGGPSSGTSVFGTGESAVVSAGPSGTAVFAGGAAPPQSSGTAAFGAGAGAYGTGPVGSGPMAPVAMRTGTAAFGTKPSGSVATVTGGASLVKPQNLTVMLTDIQGFAERTSRQTHEENARMLETHDRLLTPLVKEHEGRLVQKRGDALLAVFRSPTAGVLCGMAMQDRLWRHNQTVPPEEQFHVRVCLHAGEVLLTSDTVLGEPMEVVASVEHVAAAGEVTFTEAVNLARNRAEATAEPCGTITLPGREEQLQLYRCQRAAEGPPFGDRFVPASGMGAKLASLLGRVSGAFSPLGARVAALPGMARLSGASRRLTEWLRSALTVLRTNRRAQLVVLVGALALLGAGAAWLVHLNDPVVRAYALLEEGKKDDAQEQLEAVPEEAQKEPSWRRARAAVYHAKGTHKSEYFLLSKLDDEGRAQVEAPVLDGLAEDYGRGGGATMEALLDKFPKESVLGHFEDLAEEEYSLRQWGALRYLEYVKATASVDLVDAYSRALESEDCDIRAQAAVRLAGLGNPDALPALTRATQLPRTGVLNLSCGHNEAGAAIKKLSNKRD; this comes from the coding sequence GTGTTGGCTCCCGACTCCCTCGTCCTCGAAGGTCGCTTCCGGGTGCTCCGCCCCCTGGGCTCGGGTGGGATGGGAGAGGTGTACCTGGGTGAGCAGGTGTCCCTGGGGCGCAAGGTGGCCATCAAGGTCCTCCACCAGGACCTGCACGCCCAGGCCGGCATGGCCGAGCGCTTCAAGCGGGAGGCCCGCCTCCTGTCCGCCGTGGAGCACCCGGCGGTGGTGCACATCGTCGACTTCGGCGAGTCCGGAGACCACGCCTGCCTCGTCATGGAGTTCGTGGAGGGTCAGAGCCTCTACGACGTGCTCATCCCCGGCCCCATGCACCCGGGCCGCGCGCTGCCGCTGCTCCATCAGCTGGCGGAGGGGCTGGCCGCCATCCACGACAAGGGCATCATCCACCGGGACTTGAAGCCGGAGAACGTCTTCATCTCCCCGGGAGCGCGCGGGGAGCAGGCCCGGCTCCTGGACTTCGGCATCGCCCGGCTGGTGGAGCCGGAGGCTGGCAGCGCCGTCAGCCAGGTGGGCGTGGTGCTGGGCACGCCGGAGTACCTGTCCCCGGAGCAGGCCGTGGGCGCGAAGGTGGACACGCGCAGCGACCTCTACTCCTTCGGCGTGCTGATGTACCGCGTGCTGGCCGGGCGGCTGCCCTTCGACGGGCCCGCGCCGCGCAACTTCCTCGCGCAGCACGCCTCCCATGCGCCGCTGCCTCTCGACAGGGCGGCCCCGTCGCTGTCGCGCTTCATCGGCCTGCTGTCGCTGGTGATGCGCCTGCTGGAGAAGGACCCGCTGAAGCGACCGCAGAGCGCGCACGAGCTGGCGGACGCGCTGGCGGCGGCGCACTCCGCGCTCTCCGCCTTCACGCCCGGCCTGGGCACGCCCGTCTATGTGCCCCAGGGCGGCGGGCCGTCCTCCGGCACCTCCGTCTTCGGCACGGGTGAGTCCGCCGTGGTGTCGGCGGGCCCGAGCGGCACGGCCGTCTTCGCGGGAGGCGCGGCGCCGCCACAGAGCAGCGGCACGGCTGCATTCGGCGCGGGCGCCGGTGCGTACGGCACCGGTCCCGTGGGCTCTGGCCCCATGGCACCCGTGGCGATGCGCACGGGGACGGCGGCCTTCGGGACGAAGCCGTCGGGCAGCGTGGCGACGGTGACGGGCGGCGCTTCGTTGGTGAAGCCGCAGAACCTGACGGTGATGCTCACCGACATCCAGGGCTTCGCCGAGCGCACCAGCCGGCAGACGCACGAAGAGAACGCGCGGATGCTGGAGACACACGACCGGCTGCTGACGCCCCTGGTGAAGGAGCACGAGGGCCGGCTGGTGCAGAAGCGCGGCGACGCGCTGCTGGCGGTGTTCCGCTCTCCCACGGCGGGCGTGCTGTGCGGCATGGCCATGCAGGACCGGCTGTGGCGCCACAACCAGACGGTGCCGCCGGAGGAGCAGTTCCACGTGCGGGTGTGCCTGCACGCGGGCGAGGTGCTCCTCACGAGCGACACCGTGCTGGGCGAGCCCATGGAGGTCGTGGCGTCGGTGGAGCACGTGGCCGCCGCGGGCGAAGTGACGTTCACCGAGGCGGTGAACCTCGCGCGCAACCGCGCCGAAGCCACCGCCGAGCCGTGCGGCACCATCACCCTGCCCGGCCGCGAGGAGCAGCTCCAGCTCTACCGCTGCCAGCGCGCGGCGGAGGGCCCACCTTTCGGTGACCGCTTCGTCCCCGCGAGCGGCATGGGTGCGAAGCTGGCGTCGTTGCTGGGCCGGGTGAGCGGAGCATTCTCCCCGCTCGGAGCACGCGTGGCCGCCCTGCCAGGAATGGCCCGACTGAGCGGAGCCTCGCGGCGCCTGACGGAGTGGCTGCGCTCGGCGCTGACGGTGCTGCGCACGAATCGGCGCGCGCAGCTGGTGGTGCTCGTGGGCGCCCTGGCGCTGCTGGGCGCCGGCGCGGCGTGGCTGGTGCACCTGAACGACCCGGTCGTGCGCGCCTACGCCCTGCTGGAAGAGGGAAAGAAGGACGACGCCCAGGAGCAGCTGGAAGCGGTGCCGGAGGAAGCGCAGAAGGAGCCTTCCTGGCGGCGGGCGCGCGCGGCGGTGTACCACGCGAAAGGTACCCACAAGAGCGAGTACTTCCTGCTCTCCAAGCTGGATGACGAGGGGCGCGCGCAGGTGGAAGCACCAGTCCTCGACGGGCTCGCGGAGGACTACGGCCGGGGCGGTGGCGCCACGATGGAGGCCCTGCTCGACAAGTTCCCCAAGGAGTCCGTGCTTGGGCACTTCGAGGACCTCGCCGAAGAGGAGTACTCGCTGCGACAGTGGGGCGCGCTGCGCTACCTGGAGTACGTCAAGGCCACGGCCAGCGTGGACCTGGTGGACGCGTACAGCCGGGCGCTGGAGTCGGAGGACTGCGACATCCGCGCGCAGGCGGCAGTGCGGCTGGCGGGCCTGGGCAACCCGGATGCCCTCCCCGCCCTCACCCGTGCCACGCAGCTTCCCAGGACGGGAGTCCTGAACTTGAGCTGCGGCCACAACGAGGCCGGCGCCGCCATCAAGAAGCTCTCGAACAAGCGCGACTGA
- a CDS encoding type VI immunity family protein — MAALNPKLRVHETYPACPPEIPEPRRCLAIRDSLNITFYMRRPHSEVRHDITHALEVYCQAVGRHRLSTYGGYSEHWQALDDEGWAAVREDLLDPEGGGSVVLREWATVTPGHAFTYFGRLYDFPGYRTWPDESSTVSFWLPTEYLEERGPDWVRELALELASRLPFNSGHAGLFLQSYFDPMTHAEVRAACFAYPGMDIVRENELANHIGTRVKGAHWLTFLGQPVLGELGGATGLRSRLHSPNTAVQGLGQDRVVVTLGKQPEFGDVEPERTLAPYRELARVWSPGSTASARRGPASPRMTCAAGSAASSISGALGC, encoded by the coding sequence ATGGCAGCCTTGAATCCAAAGCTTCGCGTCCACGAGACCTACCCTGCATGTCCGCCAGAAATCCCCGAGCCAAGACGATGTCTGGCCATTCGGGACAGCCTGAACATCACCTTCTACATGCGGCGTCCCCACAGTGAGGTGAGGCATGACATCACGCATGCCTTGGAGGTCTACTGCCAGGCTGTAGGCCGTCATAGACTGTCAACCTATGGGGGCTACTCGGAACACTGGCAGGCTCTCGACGACGAGGGCTGGGCGGCGGTCCGGGAGGACTTGCTCGATCCGGAAGGCGGCGGCAGCGTCGTCCTGCGTGAGTGGGCGACGGTGACGCCAGGGCACGCGTTCACCTATTTCGGCCGACTCTACGACTTCCCTGGATACAGGACCTGGCCCGACGAGTCTTCCACCGTCTCCTTCTGGCTGCCGACCGAATACCTGGAGGAACGTGGTCCCGACTGGGTGCGGGAGCTGGCGCTGGAACTTGCCTCCCGGCTTCCCTTCAACTCCGGCCATGCGGGCCTGTTCCTACAGTCGTACTTCGACCCGATGACGCACGCTGAGGTCCGCGCAGCCTGCTTCGCCTACCCAGGCATGGACATAGTGAGGGAGAACGAGCTGGCCAATCACATCGGCACCCGGGTGAAGGGCGCACACTGGCTGACCTTCCTCGGCCAGCCGGTGCTCGGAGAGCTGGGCGGCGCGACAGGCCTCCGCTCCCGGCTGCACTCGCCCAACACCGCCGTGCAGGGCCTGGGACAAGACCGCGTCGTGGTGACACTGGGCAAGCAGCCCGAATTCGGAGACGTGGAACCCGAGCGCACCCTGGCCCCGTACCGCGAGCTGGCCCGCGTGTGGAGCCCTGGCTCTACCGCGAGCGCGCGCCGTGGACCGGCTTCACCGAGGATGACATGCGCCGCTGGGAGCGCCGCCTCCTCGATTAGCGGCGCGCTGGGGTGTTGA
- a CDS encoding zinc-binding dehydrogenase, translated as MQLARAPGAEVTAVCGARNAEWVRSLGAAEVIDYAKEDFVGGGARFDVMLDLGGNRALSDCLRVLNPKGVYVACAGDGGDWFGPLARLAGMALRSLFSSQRLWTFVAAPKQKDLLFPKVLVEVGKARPVIERSWALSEIAEALRHVGEGHSRGQSVVRVAG; from the coding sequence TCGCGCGCGCACCTGGCGCTGAAGTGACTGCTGTCTGTGGCGCGCGCAATGCGGAGTGGGTGCGCTCGCTCGGCGCGGCCGAAGTCATCGACTATGCGAAGGAGGACTTCGTCGGGGGCGGTGCCCGCTTCGATGTGATGCTAGACCTCGGCGGCAACCGAGCGCTGTCGGACTGCCTGCGCGTGTTGAACCCGAAGGGTGTCTACGTCGCGTGCGCGGGCGACGGCGGCGATTGGTTCGGGCCGCTGGCCCGGCTCGCAGGCATGGCACTCCGGTCTCTCTTCTCCAGCCAGCGGCTCTGGACGTTCGTCGCGGCCCCGAAGCAGAAGGACCTGTTGTTCCCCAAGGTGCTGGTGGAGGTCGGCAAGGCCAGGCCCGTCATCGAGCGTTCGTGGGCGCTGAGCGAAATCGCCGAAGCGCTGCGCCACGTGGGCGAGGGACACAGCCGCGGCCAGTCGGTCGTCCGCGTCGCGGGCTGA